A stretch of DNA from Saccharomyces eubayanus strain FM1318 chromosome IX, whole genome shotgun sequence:
GACACGGCTACTGTGGTCACAGAGTCCATAGTTCACAGATCAACAAAATTGTTGGAAGTTGTCGTTGCGCTGAAGGAGTATTTACtttcagaaaatgaattagaaagaaagaatgcTTTGACGTGTTTATCCACTATTTTGGTCAAGATCCCTAAAGACCATTTGTCAAAGAATGAATGTTCAGTGATTTTCCAGTTTTATCAATCTAAATTCGATGACCAAGCACTTGTAAAAGAGGTATTAGAAGGGTTTGCTGCGTTAGCCCTAATGAAGTTTGTCTCCATTAACGAGATAACCCAACTTTTAAGGCTATTGCTAGACAATTACCAACAAGGCCAGCATCTGGCGTCCGTTAGACTCTTGCCTTTTGAGGTTCTAAAAAACATATTTGATAGATTCTTCGTCAACGCGTCGTCGATTGGACAAGTTAAACGGATCAACGATTTATTTATCGAAACGTTTCTTCATATCGCCAACGGTGAGAAAGATCCTAAGAACTTATTACTATCATTTGCATTGAACCAGTCTATCACTTCCAACTTACAGAACGTGGcgaatttcaaagaagacctttttgatgttttgttttgctaTTTCCCAATCACTTTCAAACCACCAAAGCATGATCCTTATAAAATTTCCAatcaagatttgaaagCCGCGTTGAGATCCGCCATTGTTGCAACACCATTATTTGCCGAGGATGCATATAGCAACCTACTTGACAAGCTTACTGCTTCTTCACCATTGGTGAAAAATGATACGCTTTTAACACTATTGGAATGCATTAGAAAATTTGGTGGTTCTTCTATATTAGAAAACTGGAAGCTACTTTGGAatgctttgaaatttgaaattatGCAGAACAGCGAAGGAGGCGAAAACACTCTACTAAATCTACATAATCAGGAGAAATCGAATGACATGGGCGAATATACTAATTACGAAGCTTGTTTGAAAATTGTTAGTTTGATGGGACTGCAACTATACGATTTTGACAAAGTATCGTTTGAGAAGTTCTTCAATCATATCTTAGACGAACTAAAACCGAACTTTAGATATGAAAAAGACTTAAAGCAAACCTGTCAGATTTTGTCTGCCATTGGTAGCGGGAAATTAGAAATATTCAATGAGGTAATTTCCTCCACCTTCCcgttatttttgaataacaCATCAGAAACTGCCAAGTTAAAACTGTTAATTATGAACTTgtcattcttttttgacTCATATATTGAGctatttggaaaaatatcTACAGATCTCCCCGAAAAGTCAGTACCAAATAATAAACTGGATGAATACAAGGATGAGATAATTATGATTTTAAGCATGGCATTGACCGGTAGCTCCAAGTCGGAGGTAACTGTGAGAACACTTTCTGTAATCCAGTTTACAAAAATGATTAAGATGAGGGGATTTTTGACAAAAGAGGAGGTTTCGTTAataattcaatatttcaCAGAAACAGTATTAACTGATAGtaataaaaacatatatTATGCCTGCTTGGAAGGGTTGAAAACGATCAGCGAGATTTATGAAAGtttagtttttgaaatatcattgaaaagacTATTAGATTTATTACCTGATTATTTTGGCGAAAATATTCGTgtaaatgatgaagaaaatattcagaTTGAAACAATTTTAAAAATCATACTCGATTTCACCACCTCGAGGCATATTTTGGTTAAAGAAAGTATTAGCTCCCTAGCAACCAATTTGAATACTGTGGCtaaaatttccaaatccaaagaatACTGCTTTTTGT
This window harbors:
- the MET18 gene encoding Met18p, giving the protein MTPDELNSAIVTFMANLNIDDSKANDTATVVTESIVHRSTKLLEVVVALKEYLLSENELERKNALTCLSTILVKIPKDHLSKNECSVIFQFYQSKFDDQALVKEVLEGFAALALMKFVSINEITQLLRLLLDNYQQGQHLASVRLLPFEVLKNIFDRFFVNASSIGQVKRINDLFIETFLHIANGEKDPKNLLLSFALNQSITSNLQNVANFKEDLFDVLFCYFPITFKPPKHDPYKISNQDLKAALRSAIVATPLFAEDAYSNLLDKLTASSPLVKNDTLLTLLECIRKFGGSSILENWKLLWNALKFEIMQNSEGGENTLLNLHNQEKSNDMGEYTNYEACLKIVSLMGLQLYDFDKVSFEKFFNHILDELKPNFRYEKDLKQTCQILSAIGSGKLEIFNEVISSTFPLFLNNTSETAKLKLLIMNLSFFFDSYIELFGKISTDLPEKSVPNNKLDEYKDEIIMILSMALTGSSKSEVTVRTLSVIQFTKMIKMRGFLTKEEVSLIIQYFTETVLTDSNKNIYYACLEGLKTISEIYESLVFEISLKRLLDLLPDYFGENIRVNDEENIQIETILKIILDFTTSRHILVKESISSLATNLNTVAKISKSKEYCFLLISTIYSLFNNNQNGNVIKEEDALSLKRAIEPKLFEIITQNSAVRDDNYNLTLLSNVLFFINLKLPQGIHQEELDKYNSIFISEGNIKILNAPTLLIIPYVKILSAMNKTCIFPQKLNILTETIQLLRTHGSIMTETEKLGYLELLLVLSNKYVPEKNVIELLDWNDLSLINLEIMIWLSKGLVMQNSSKSSETANKFIGLLSNEEIGSFVARLFEIFVVNISSLQKFKGINWNNNVKILYKQKFFGDIFQTLVNNYKTTVDMNVKCNYLTALSLVLKHTPSQLVGPFISDLFPLLLQALDMPDSEVRVSALETLKDTTDKHHKLITEHISTIVPLLLSLVLPQKYNNVNVRLIALQLLQMITIVVPLNYCLTYQDEVISGLVPVLSDKKRIVRKQCIDTRQVYFELGQVPFE